From a region of the Desulfuromonas sp. KJ2020 genome:
- a CDS encoding roadblock/LC7 domain-containing protein, translating into MFGPQSSLVMYDEELKRINATIEKLLREANAKVIFLVDKNGQLITAVGETEHLDTTSLASLTAGNIAATGGLAKLIGEKEFSILFHEGEKDNLHISIVAGRVILVVIFDQRSSLGLVRLRVKKASDELGDIFQDLEKKAEEMESGGDFQSPFAEITDDDIDNLFS; encoded by the coding sequence ATGTTTGGCCCACAATCATCGCTCGTCATGTATGACGAGGAATTGAAAAGAATAAACGCGACCATTGAGAAACTGCTGCGGGAAGCCAACGCCAAGGTTATTTTTCTGGTCGATAAAAATGGCCAGTTGATCACCGCCGTCGGCGAGACGGAACATCTGGATACGACCAGCCTGGCCTCCTTGACGGCAGGAAATATCGCGGCGACGGGCGGATTGGCCAAACTCATCGGCGAGAAGGAATTTTCCATCCTTTTTCACGAAGGGGAAAAAGACAACCTGCATATCTCCATTGTCGCCGGCAGGGTGATTCTGGTGGTGATTTTCGACCAGCGCAGTTCGCTTGGACTGGTCCGTCTTCGCGTCAAAAAGGCCAGCGATGAGTTGGGTGATATTTTTCAGGATCTGGAAAAGAAGGCAGAAGAGATGGAATCCGGTGGCGATTTCCAGAGTCCTTTTGCCGAAATCACCGACGATGACATTGATAACCTCTTCAGCTGA